CAGAAGAAATCAAAAAATCTAATGTCACTGTTGACAACAAAACAGAGGAAATCGATATCAGAAGAAATCAAAAAATCTAATGTCACTGTTGACAACAAAACAGAGGAAATCGAAAtcagaagaaataaaaaaatcataagctTTGTGATGATAAACCCAaaaatcaaaatcagaagaaaTCGAAAAAATCTTAagctttaatttttcaaattaaaaaaaaaaattgagtaaAACATTTACCTTTATTAAACATGGGTCTTGAAATGTTCATGTTGAACCCTAACATTATTAAGATCTGCCTCATGTTCTTCATGTTGCTGTGAGGAATCGCATATTCTGAAACAAAAGTAAATCAAAGACTCTGAGGAATTTGATAGTAATTTTTTCCTTCATGTTCTTCATTATTGGATTTTTTTCATAATAATTTGTGGCTTTGAAACAAAGCTTTTCTCATTTTCggtgagagagaaagaaagagagggTGAATGAATATTAGGGTTGGAGAAAAGAAAGAGAGGTAGAAAAAAATGGGGAGTAGTGTATTTGGGGGAAAATAAGTTTTTCAATTTAGACCAATGAAAATCCAACACTTGGTGCAAGACATTAGTAAAGATGAAAAAGTGAAGGGTTATTTTGTTGATTACCAAAATATCTAATTtgtagtgtaaattatttttgagTGAAAGGTATTTTAGGGAGTATGGTCAATCTCTtagtaatgggtagatagtagagTAGATAGTAGATAGGCTTGAGATTTATGTAGTTCTTCTAGGCCTACTATCACTATCAAGCCTATCAGTTTCTTCTCTATTTGGCATTTGATTGTCTTCATTTAGCTCACAATCATTTGTCGATATAGAATCAAGCTGATATGATGGCTTATGAGTTATGACTAGTACTGACATGGTTCGTAGTAAATTTGTTCTTGACATGATCATACATTTTATAAGAACCACTTGGATGACATACTACCAGTATCATTGTCTTATTTTTGTCATTTAACTTTGGTTATTGGCCGAGGAAATTGCCATTGGAACAAACACTTCCTCTGATCACTCTTGATTTCCACTCTTCCAAGATCAAAACTAAAAATCTCTTGATTAGGAGTGGCAATTGAATCCACTAAGACAAAAATCCATCCAATTCATCCAAAAAAAATACAtccaaaaagtcgagtttttcaaaaatacaaaaaatcaaatttttccaaaaaaaaacaaataattgaaTTCGGACACACAACAAATTGAGTTTTTCGGAAATACAAAAAAACTTGCATCGCGTGCGAGATGTTCTCGTGACGCGTGCGTGATAGAGTTGAAAAACTTGCATCGCGCGCAAGATGTTATATATGACGCGTGGATGGGCCTTTTTCTTACGCGTTTTGGCTATTTTTGAATGCTTTAAAAGGGAAGTTTGTCATATATTCAAGGATCCTGCGACTTTTGACTACAAGTGACGAAATTAAGTACCGAAAACATAATTTAGCATTGGAAGCTGTTGGAGGCCAAACCTTCAAGGATTCTTTTATGCAGTATTCATCTAACTGTTTGGTATTTTAATTGTatcaatatgagtagctaaacactTTTTGGATAGGTTTTGTGTGATGAACTTATTTTGAACCTGTTGGGACATATTTCTAATTTGACGTTGCATGAATTATCATAgttatatttctatttaattgCCTCTTTTGCTTAATGCGTATTATTTCAGATACTCTGTTAATATGATTATGGACGTATACGGACTACTGGCCCTTATCCTATTCGTCAGAACTATGGCAATTATTGTACTTCGCTGGTTGAATAGGGATAGGAGACCTCTAGTTGTGACATTAGAATTAATCCACTGTATCATAGCATAATTTAACTTATGTCTGTTGAATAGGTATAAGAGACCTCTAGTAGAAATTAGGGAGATATACACCAAGGGATTGAGTATAGTGGATTTGTTAATTCGCCATAGAAATATAACTGTGTACCATTCATGTATTGCATTAGACATCAATAGGGGCGAAATAAGGGTTCTCTGCAAAACCTGGTCGTTTTCtcactgttttcaaaacaacttttatttttctcaaattaAACTTGAAACACCCCCCAATTGTTACTTTCTAAACATTGTACAATATTTGTCTTGTTAAATAGCAGTCCTTGTGGATACAATCTTATTTATTGTTTCAACAATATCGACACTTGCCGATAAGTCATCAGACTCCCTTAAGTACCTTAGTACTTTATTTACAGCTATCCAATGACTTTCAAGAGGTTGTGACAAAAATTGATAGGCTTTATTAACTACAAAGCATATTTCAGGCCCAGTGATTATGGCATATTGAGTAGTCCCAACAATAGATCTCTAGAATGTAGGGTCACATAGGTGACCAGTTCCATACTTAAAGATTTTGAGACTAGAAGTCATTGGGGTTGACGTTCCTTTAGCGTCAGTCATTTTGGCCTTTTCAAGTAGATCCTTGATGTACTTGGTTTGAGATAAGAAGAGAGAGCTATCTTTTAGatgttctacttcaattcctAGGAAGTACTCCAACTTGCAAGCAGCTTAAGAAAAAATAATGCATTCAATTTGTTGATTAGATGTAGAATGTGTTTAGGTCAGTTCCCAGTGGCaataatgtcatctacatatattAACATGGATATAGTGTATGTAAGAGTGACTAAAGTGAATAAGGATAGGTCACATCTACTAGAGACAAAGCCAAAGCCTTTAAATGCATGATTGAGCCTCTCAAACCAGACCTTGGGAGCCTGCTTCATGACATAAATGGCTTTGTTTTGCTTGTAGACCAAAGTAGAATCTAAACTTTCAAATCTAGAGGTTGTTGAATATAGACTTCCTCCCGCAAAATACCATTTATAAAAGCATCGTTGACATCAAATTGGGTGATGTACCAGCCTTTATAAATGGCAATAGTGAGAACTATCTGACTATGACATGCTTAACCACATGGGAGAAAGTTTCTGTGAAATCAAAGTCATATTGTTGGTGAAACCCTTTTGCCACGAACTTGATCTTGTACTTATTTATTATGCCATCAAGATTTTGCTTGATGTTGAACATCCATTTATAGTTAACGGCATGTCAGTTAAGAGGCACTGAGTGAGAGTCCGTGTTTAATTCTCCACTAAGGTTTGATGCTCATCATGTATGGCTGCTGACCATTTTTTATCATTGAGCTACCTCGTAGGATTTTTCTTCCAATTCAGTGAGGAGAAATGTAGGATACACTCTAGGTTGAACAATGCCACACTTTCTTCTCGTGGCCGTAGGATGAATGTTGTTTAGATGTGAAACAATAGTAAAAGAAAACGGAATGATGGAGAAGAAGGTTCTGCAATGTCAATTATATCTCCAATGTCTACTAAATAAATATCTGACCATCGAAAAACCTGCAAATTCTATAATAaatagggttaatagtcatttatcccctgccatataggcgagatttgattttccccctttaaaaaaaattgtgattcccCCTTGAGAAATCCAGATTCCAAATTGCATCCCCCTCATGTTAACTTGGCCATGGAATCTTCACACTTGGCAGGCCAAGtggcttttttaatttttttttaaatccacgtcatttttttaatagttttatgtattatatattttttaacttttttattttttttacgttttttaaaattatttttattaatatcttttaaaattattatttttttacttcctttatatattttatttttttatttttttattaatctcttttacctttttttaattaattatttatattaatattttttatgaattattttttttaaattataaaaatatccaTTTGGGCATATACCCATTGGTGTTGCAATAGTAGCTCATTCAATCAGCTTGTTTACAATTTTTTAAGACTTATGTGTTTTGGCTTTATAAACACTCATATTGTGTTTGTCAAAAACAATGTGGGACTTTTGGCTCAGATTTGTGGTCTCAATGTCATCATTCAGGTGATATGTTTTTCTATTATAGAATTTAACATTTGATTAATTACTATATTTTATGTAGGTGGATGATTTGGAAGAGGTTAGTGAGTTTTACCAACACAGAGGATGCTTCAATGAACTTATTTCTCTAATGGAAAGTGGGCTAGGATTGGAGCGTGCACATATGGGAATCTTTACTGAATTGGGCGTTCTTTACGCAAGATATCGCTCTGAGAAGCTAATGGAACACATTAAGTTGTTCTCAAGCCGGCTTAATATTCCAAAGGTTATTCGAGCATGTGATGAGCAGCAGCACTGGAAAGAACTTACATACTTGTACATCCAATATGATGAGTATGATAATGTTGCAACTACTGTTATGAATCACTCTCCTGAAGCATGGAACCACATGCAATTCAAAGATATTATAGTTAAAGTTGCAAGTGTGGAACTCTACTATAAAGCTGTTCACTTCTACTTGCAAGAACATCCTGAAGTAGTAAATGATCTTCTAAATGTGATTGCTCTTCGTGTGGACCATACTCGTGTAGTAGACATAATGCAGAAGGTTTGCATTTCTCATTCCCAATGGTCAAATCCATTCAGTTTTAATCTTACTGATATAATTAATTGGCTTTCAATGTTGTTCTGTAATAATATCTTTGTTTATTTTCGGTTGTTAGGCTGGCCACCTCAAATTGATCCAGCCTTATATGATTGTCGTCCAAAGCAATAATGTATCAGCTGTCAATGAAGCTCTAAATGAAATTTATGTTGAGGAAGAGGACTATGACAGACTTCGAGAATCAATAGACCTGCATGACAACTTTGATCAAATAGGTCTTGCACAGAAGGTGAATTTGAGAATCCCACCCACCTATCTTCTGTCATATTTTGGGAACTAACATATATGAGATTCAAATGTTGGTGGGAAACATATATTTTCGAATTATTATTTACTGCCTTCTACAATACAAATGTGCAGATTGAGAAGCACGAACTTCTTGAAATGAGGCGTGTTGCTGCATACATCTATAAGAAAGCAGGAAGATGGAAGCAATCCATTGCTTTGTCAAAGAAAGACAATCTTTACAAGGACTGTATGGAAACTTGCTCTCAATCTGGTGACTGTGAACTGTCGGAGGATTTTCTTGTCAACCATAAGTCAAATCGATAAGTTAAATCgataaaatgaagaagaagaagcaacttGCAGGAGGTTATGGTGTAAGCTGGAGTGCAAGTTGTAGTGGAGTGTAAGCTGGAGTGTGTTGTTTTTAGTCTCACATCGATTGTTACACTAGAAACATAagtgtttataaaaaaaagaaaccaATAGACTTATAAATTGATAGCATGAGTACACAAAGCAAGAGTCcaattgttaaaaaaatatagattttgtttaattaaaaaaacatcaaaaaaaaaatttaataattaaaaataataatttctaaaaattattaatagaATTAAAAAAGTCACCTGGCATGAGGGAGGATGCAATTTGGAATCTGGGTTTCTCAAGGGGGgatcacaaatttttttttaaaggggggaaattaaatctcgcctatatggcagggggtaaatgactattaaccctaatAAATATGACATCAGAAAGGTATGAAATTTTATAATTGCTAATTCATTTTTTAATACGAAAATAAATTTTGTTGTGCGAGCATTTTTTAATGTGAATAACTTCATAAATTGGATGTATATCCTTTTTTTATGTAACTTAATTCATAGTAATCAACAATATGATCAACCATCTCGAGTGAAAACAGGATATGATTAGGATCCTAacttattcaattatgcaaatcTCGGGTGAAAACAGGATATGATTGGGATCCTAacttattcaattatgcaaatgGTTGTATTTATGATGTTAACAAGGTCAATTTACTTTTTATTAGaactttatatatatttattaaaagccactttttataatttagtttaagaCTTTTTAAATGTGACTATCAAGTTAATGGATAATAAGATTGGAGATACTACTTCAACGCATAATAAAATTAATAGAGAAATTAAAGGAGATAGTAAAGACAAAATCTTATATACATAAAATTAAGGGTTAATATCTATTTTGCCCCCTGTTATATGGGGTGTAGTTGAAAAActcccctgccaaaaaaaaagtttcaattcGTCCCCTAACATTGAAGATTCTCCTATTTTGCCCCCTCAAGAAATCCAGTCATCAAAATTATTGATGTggccattttttttaattaattttttattatcatttttaatgACGTGACTGGCCTacgtattatttttattattatttatttattttaattacatgtagcatttttttttattattttattgttaggTTGTTATAATAGTGTCTTGAGGGGATTTGAACCCAAGACCCAATGCATTCAAAAGCACCCCTTCACCACTAAGCTGCAGCATTGTTTATGACATATAGTTGCCTTAACTAATATAATAGTTAccgaaaatatttaaataaatttaatttagtttagctTGTAATAAAACGTTATTTTAAACTAAGTTTAATTTAGTTGCCTTAGCTTATAATAATAAAACgttattataaactaaattaatttaattttaatttaaatgagtttaactagttttaatttaactattttcattaaactagttttaaaataattaatatagttttaatataataattaatttaatttagttttaatttagtttaaatttagtttatttttaattacataaaatagtttaaatatcaatgttaatacattaatatttaaaaaatattaaatatcattaatatttaaataactttaatatttaaattactatttaaaaataatgttcgtataaagaaaatattaatggGATGATagctaaattaaaactaaataaaaactaaattaaataaaattaaaacaaattaaaactaaactaaattaattataattaatcaaattaaaactaaactaaattaattatatttaatctaTATTAACTAGTTTAATTAATCTAGTTAAAGTAAAActagttaaaattatttaaattaaaactaaattaatttagtttatattttatactttaattaactttaacagtaaaataaatattaattattaatttacaatttaactaatattaattaataacattaactattaactaataaatattaactaataattattaatttaaatattaactcTTAACTAATACTATACTAATAACGTTTTTAGTAAACTATATGTCATAAATGTTTTCAGTAACAAAATTATAAGCTAAACTATTAGTATAagctaaactaaattaaattaaactaaattataagctaaatttaattattaatttagctTACTTATAACGTTTTATTATAAGTTTACTAATAATGTTTTCAGTAACTTAATTATTAACGTTTTAATATaagttaaactaaattaaatttatttaaatgttttcagTAAGTATTATATTAGTTAAGGCAACTATATGGCATAAACAAACCTGCAGCCTAGTGGTGAGAGAGTTTCGCTGAAAGCATTAGGTCTTGGGTTCAACTTCCCTTGGGACTATATTTTTAAGGTTTAATATTCAACATTTTAACaaccaaacaataaaataataacaaaaaataccacatggaattaaaataaataaataataattaaaataccacGTAGGCCAGCCACGTCattaaaagtaataataaaaaataaaaagttaattaaaaaaaatggcgGGGACGAATTGCAACCACGTAGGCcagccacgtcattaaaaataataataaaaaataaaaagttaattaaaaaaaatgggtAGGCcagccacgtcattaaaaataataataaaaaataaaaagttaattaaaaaaaatggcgGGGACgaattgcaactttttttttggcagggtttttcaactacaccccatatggcagggggcaaaataggtattaaccctaaaatttTAGAGAAATTAAAGGAGATAGTAAAGAAAAAATCCTATATACATAGTACACCTTCGTCAGGAGTTCCATATAACAActtttgagaaaaaaatttaaaaattgtgtTTAGAAAAAATCATGTCTcataaagataataaaaaaatgagaaaatcATTCTTAAGAGAAGTGTTTAGAAATTAttctataaaaaatttaaagaaaaaaatataacacGCCTTTTATTATAGTAGTGAAGACATACCCGAGAGGATTGGCTTAGTGGGAGGGTGCTTGGGTCTCCAAAGTTTGCTCTTCTTGAAGTCTTGAGTTCAAAGGTGTCTAGGACCAACTTTTAGGGACTACGTATATCATTTCAAATTAATTGAACCTTTAGTAGTATATTCAtaaatttatgtttattttctaTCCATgctgtttttttaatttaatatcttCCATACAGTGGTTGAATTTGATGTTTCGACCAAGAAGAAAATGGAGTTAAAAGATAAATAATGTAACTTAGCACTTTACATATCCACTTAATCGAGAAATGGATAAGTTAATCATTCTTTTTattgttctatttttttttttaatcattttcatAATGTTATAAGTTGATGTAACAAGGAATTTGCTATTAGTCttgaagtaaaaaaaataataatttagcaaaaagtataaataaaaatgattttatggttataatattaagagaaattaGTTTCAGATAATAGATTTGGTTGCGTGCATGTTGACTTATGATGCGAGAAGGAACTGTATCACCTAGAAAATTTGATTTATGCCATCTACGTACATCTACGTAGCAGTAATTTATTTATgctaactatttttttaaaaaattatacctCTATATGGTTATTAACTTATTATTGTTTAAACTTATCTATCTATTTAGCAATATGTGTTATCATGGAATTCACCGATACAAAAGATAATAAAGAGTTATATGAAACAATTTATGGAGAATGCTGATATGATTTCAAAGGTAATTGAtttgtatatataaaaataatatttttatattcattgTTTACCTTATTATGAAACTAATGTCCGACACATATGGACAACCTCCATTGGTTCTTGTTGCTAATTGATTTTGTAACTCAATAATTGATTTATCTGGACTCTTGCTTGCCAAAGCTCTTGAGCATTACTCTATTAATGAGTTACAATTAATGAGTTACAAAATAAATTAGCaacaaaaaccaataaaaattgtCCATATCATGTGTCAGTATAAAtatttgatgattttcaaacattAGTTTCACAATCATATAAACAATgaatacaaaattattatttttatctataCAAATCAATTACCTTTGAAATCATACAAGCATTCCCTATAAAttgtttcatatatttttattatttttttatatcggTAAATTCCATAGTAACacatatttttaaatgaataaataaatttaaagaagAATAATCACATAAGGAGCTTAAATTGTTTTCAATAAATaattagcataaatatattaCCGACGTAAGATGGAAGAAACCAATTTTCTAAGTGATGCAGTTCCTTTCTTGCATCATAATATAGTATGCAGGCAGCCGGGTCTATTATCCAAAACCAATTTCTCTTAATGTTATAACCTTTAAGAAACATGGTTAAtaacttataaaaaaattaactcaACATAGATGTAAAGTCATATTTATTTATACATATTGgtaaatcattttttttagaCTTCAAATCTAATAACAAATTCCTGGTTACATCATGATACCATGCATTTGCACTAACCATAATCTAATTCCTACAAAAAGAATGAGCATGAATAAATATACAACTTAAGACATtatgaaaattatttaaaaaatagaataatgaaAAGAAtgactaatttatttattttcgatTAAACGAACAATCGAATCCATTTTTTTCTTTGGTCGAAACATTAAAGTCAACCTCTGTATGaagatattaaattaaaaaagcaaCATAAATTTAACACCTTTTTTTAGTGTGAGTATCATTGGTAAGGTCAATATGATATTTGACACTTGTTTTAAAACttgtataaaaaatataatttaaaactgGATTTTATGCAGGTGTTAAACGGGTGTGAAAAAACATCATTGAATGCCTcgtttaagaaaaaaaaacaggTGTGAAAAAACATCATTGAATGCCTcgtttaagaaaaaaaaacaggTGTGGTAGGTAAGGTAGCATCACTTTGAGAGATGTGGACAATTGtttgcatcacccattttctcaatTTGTATTACTTTTGACCTACTCAATATCAAGATAAGTTGAAGGAAAAATGGCCAAATGTAACAAGTTAATCCTATTAAGATTGTAACTTTTATCAGCAACAGAATTTACAAGAAAAggaaggagagaaaaaaaaaacacaacttACTAAAAAAGAGTGCAAATTGTGAAGCCTTGGTTTGGAGGAATGGATTCATGTAGTGGTATTGAACTTGTTACCTATGCCCGGGGTCGTTGCAGAAGAATCGTTCGAAATTAGTTGTGATGCACACAACGAGAAAAATGCCGCTCATGAGAGAGGAATCGACAGCATAACGAGAGAGCAGTTGAATCGAAACTGGAATTGTGAGAGGAATCTAAATAGGGAGATGAATCGAGAGAGGAAACATAATCGAGAGAAGAATTCCAATTGTTGAGAGAATAATTTGAAATTCTGAGACGGCATTTGAGGTTAGGAGTGCATAGGGTTTTCATTCAGGGTTTCGTGGAGAGGGCCAATTTTATGGTCTGACAGCGCgagaataaattatttatttttattattagtcaTTAACCGTCtactataattattttatgaaatcaTATTTTAGTTTTTAACAAATAGTAATTGTCAATAAATTGATATGAAGATTtttgtatatttaaataaatccgagaatgtaaaatatttttacactgtcaaccaatcacaaccatgtattcaattaaaacacaattttaattttaaaaaattaatatgacatggcaagtctaagaattttgattggatgtatgtgtaaaattaatttacactgtcagtgcactatctttaaactcaataaattatttaatcaattaaaataaaatttacatcatactaactatatatatatatatatatatatatatatatatatatatatatatatatatatatatagtctgaTGTAAATATATATATCACATTCTTAAGTAGAACAAAGTTAAAGTTATAAGAAGAATAGTAGAATTACAtagtcaaaataaaattaaaacaacttTTTAAAGGTAAATGATGAGACTAGTGTTTTACATAAGaaaatttgttttaataactAATTATGCAATTTGAGTGTTTTAATGTAATATCAAgttgatttgatttttaatttggccatattattatgtttttagtttttgtttattattttagtaCCAGAGATAAAAAATAGTGCGAGATCTATCACCGAAAATATAAGACTTTTTTTACATTATATCAAAGACCTGAAAGAAGGTGACGGGTGAGgaaaaaaatattcttattttaaGAGATTCTGCGTAGAAGTCCAACCTAATCACTATTTAATATGTATAAAACTGCTATTTAACCATATCTCAACTAATCTAAATATGTATAACGATATGTATAAAAGCACTGCAAGAAATCATATTTAATCATGTATTGATATGTATACAAACTATATCAATATTGAATCAAAACTATATCAATAGATATTTATCAATAGTTATTTAGAATAAGTTATCTTTCTTTGCATATTAAACCAAATTTGCTTACCTATTATTTGTGAAAGTACCGATTAACCTCGGACTCATGCAGAGTTTTAACTAGTGATCGCAATAGTTTGTAATTTGCAACAAAATTTCTAGGGGATTGTAAGTAAGATACCACATTCAGCAAGAACATTATTTGCTTAGCAATTGCTATCAAAATATCTCAGCCAATTATTTGGTCAGCAATTGCTATTCCCTATCAATATATCTCCTTTTCAATTTCGTGCTTTTTTACAAGATATTTACAATCGAAATGTACAACCATGTATCTCAAGATCTTCCAATTGAGATAGGGGCATATACAGCCATGGATCATATTTACACATACAAAGACAAGAGTTTAGTGCCTGAAAT
Above is a genomic segment from Vicia villosa cultivar HV-30 ecotype Madison, WI unplaced genomic scaffold, Vvil1.0 ctg.000282F_1_1, whole genome shotgun sequence containing:
- the LOC131626308 gene encoding clathrin heavy chain 1-like, encoding MCFGFINTHIVFVKNNVGLLAQICGLNVIIQVDDLEEVSEFYQHRGCFNELISLMESGLGLERAHMGIFTELGVLYARYRSEKLMEHIKLFSSRLNIPKVIRACDEQQHWKELTYLYIQYDEYDNVATTVMNHSPEAWNHMQFKDIIVKVASVELYYKAVHFYLQEHPEVVNDLLNVIALRVDHTRVVDIMQKAGHLKLIQPYMIVVQSNNVSAVNEALNEIYVEEEDYDRLRESIDLHDNFDQIGLAQKIEKHELLEMRRVAAYIYKKAGRWKQSIALSKKDNLYKDCMETCSQSGDCELSEDFLVNHKSNR